In Caproiciproducens sp. NJN-50, the following are encoded in one genomic region:
- a CDS encoding acyl-CoA dehydrogenase, producing the protein MNFKFTDEEQDILNMLHDFCVKSVAPLAAEIDEQERFPEETWHALADMGMMGMAYPEEVGGAGMSYLSYIAAVEEISKHCATTGTMFSAHSSLCTWPISAYGTDAQKEKYLSVLCSGERLGAFALTEPGAGTDSAMQRTVAEDKGDHWLLNGSKIFITNADYATIYVVFAMTDKSQGTHGISAFIVEKDFPGFRIGSHEKKMGIRGSNTCELVFEDCMVPKENLLGEVGKGFKVAMTTLDGGRIGIAAQAVGIAQGCIDQTIPYISQRIQFGKRISQFQNTQFEMANMQTAVDAARMLTYRAAQAKQDGDPYSHLAAMAKLFAAGTASDVTRRCLQLVGGYGYTREYPFERMMRDAKITEIYEGTSEVQRMVISGWMGVK; encoded by the coding sequence ATGAATTTTAAATTTACAGATGAAGAGCAGGATATCCTGAACATGCTGCATGATTTCTGCGTAAAGTCGGTTGCGCCGTTGGCTGCGGAAATTGACGAGCAGGAGCGTTTCCCGGAAGAGACTTGGCATGCGCTGGCCGACATGGGCATGATGGGAATGGCTTATCCGGAAGAAGTCGGCGGTGCAGGCATGAGTTATCTTTCCTACATTGCCGCTGTCGAAGAAATTTCCAAACATTGCGCAACAACGGGGACCATGTTCTCGGCGCATTCCTCTCTGTGCACTTGGCCGATTTCTGCATATGGCACAGATGCCCAGAAGGAAAAATATCTTTCCGTTTTGTGCTCCGGAGAAAGGCTGGGCGCCTTTGCTTTGACTGAACCCGGTGCGGGCACCGATTCAGCTATGCAGCGCACGGTTGCCGAAGATAAAGGCGATCATTGGCTTCTCAACGGTTCCAAGATTTTTATTACCAACGCGGACTATGCGACCATCTATGTTGTGTTCGCCATGACGGATAAGAGCCAGGGCACCCATGGAATTTCCGCCTTTATTGTTGAGAAGGACTTCCCCGGCTTCCGCATCGGCTCACATGAGAAAAAAATGGGCATCCGTGGCTCCAATACCTGCGAGTTGGTTTTTGAGGACTGCATGGTCCCGAAAGAGAACCTCCTGGGCGAAGTGGGCAAGGGCTTCAAAGTTGCTATGACGACGCTGGACGGCGGCCGTATCGGCATTGCCGCACAGGCTGTCGGCATTGCGCAGGGCTGCATTGACCAGACAATTCCTTATATTTCCCAGCGCATCCAGTTTGGCAAACGCATCAGCCAGTTCCAGAATACACAGTTTGAAATGGCCAATATGCAGACGGCGGTTGACGCGGCCCGTATGTTGACTTATCGTGCGGCGCAGGCCAAACAGGATGGGGATCCGTATTCTCATCTTGCCGCAATGGCAAAGCTTTTTGCCGCCGGTACAGCCAGTGACGTGACCCGCCGTTGCCTGCAGTTGGTTGGTGGCTACGGTTACACTCGTGAATATCCGTTTGAGCGTATGATGCGCGACGCCAAGATTACCGAGATTTATGAAGGCACCAGCGAAGTGCAGCGTATGGTTATCTCTGGTTGGATGGGTGTTAAATAA
- a CDS encoding electron transfer flavoprotein subunit beta/FixA family protein, which yields MDILVCVKQVPDTTEIKIDPVTNTLVRDGVPSIVNPFDGYALEAAARIKDDAPDTRIVVLSMGPQQAENALRECLAIAADKAYLVTDRAFGGSDTLATSYILSKAIAKVEELEGKKFDAIFCGKQAIDGDTAQVGPEMAEHLGYPQVTYALEVKSAEDGLHVYREAEDNKEVIGVKTPCVITFTKPSFDPRFPTIKRKMAARKAEITHLTAAELTNIDLAHAGLKGSPTKVKRTYVPPRKEAGVMIKEDTAEASAHKLYELLNKAHVI from the coding sequence ATGGATATTCTGGTATGTGTCAAGCAGGTACCGGACACAACTGAAATTAAGATCGATCCGGTTACCAACACCCTGGTACGCGACGGCGTGCCAAGCATTGTTAACCCATTTGACGGCTACGCCCTGGAAGCGGCCGCACGAATTAAGGACGACGCGCCGGACACGAGAATCGTGGTTCTCTCTATGGGTCCGCAGCAGGCGGAAAATGCGCTGCGCGAGTGTCTGGCCATTGCGGCTGACAAAGCCTACTTGGTAACGGATAGGGCATTTGGCGGTTCCGATACGCTTGCTACCAGCTATATCCTGAGCAAGGCAATCGCGAAAGTTGAAGAACTGGAAGGCAAAAAATTCGATGCAATCTTTTGCGGCAAACAGGCTATAGACGGCGATACCGCTCAGGTAGGCCCGGAAATGGCGGAACACTTGGGTTATCCGCAGGTCACGTACGCGCTGGAAGTAAAGTCTGCGGAAGACGGCCTTCATGTATACCGTGAAGCGGAAGACAATAAGGAAGTAATCGGAGTGAAGACACCTTGCGTGATCACTTTTACTAAACCTTCCTTTGATCCCCGTTTTCCCACGATCAAGCGCAAGATGGCGGCACGTAAAGCCGAAATCACTCATCTCACCGCAGCGGAACTGACGAACATCGATTTGGCTCACGCCGGACTGAAAGGTTCGCCGACAAAAGTGAAACGCACCTATGTTCCACCGCGCAAAGAAGCCGGAGTTATGATCAAAGAAGACACCGCCGAAGCGTCTGCTCATAAGCTTTATGAGCTGCTGAACAAAGCGCACGTGATTTGA
- the rpsB gene encoding 30S ribosomal protein S2, with translation MAVVSMKQLLEAGVHFGHQTRRWNPKMAEYIFTERNGIYIIDLQKTVRKLEDAYNFVRDLSTDGKSVLFVGTKKQAQESIKNEAERAGAYYVNARWLGGMLTNFRTIRRRIDRLNQLKTMEEDGTFELLPKKEVGKLKLEIEKLEKFLGGIKDMKSLPGALFIVDPRKERIAVAEARKLDIPIVAIVDTNCDPDEIDYVIPGNDDAIRAVKLISETMANAIIEGREGRMGAAAAAEKEDEPAESAAE, from the coding sequence ATGGCAGTAGTATCCATGAAACAGCTTTTGGAAGCAGGTGTCCATTTTGGACATCAAACCAGAAGATGGAACCCGAAAATGGCGGAATACATCTTCACGGAACGCAACGGCATTTATATCATCGATCTGCAGAAAACGGTCCGTAAACTGGAGGATGCGTATAATTTTGTGCGCGACCTTTCCACGGATGGAAAATCGGTCCTGTTTGTCGGAACGAAGAAGCAGGCTCAGGAATCCATTAAAAACGAGGCGGAACGCGCCGGCGCCTATTATGTCAACGCGCGCTGGCTGGGCGGCATGCTGACCAACTTCCGCACCATCCGCCGCAGGATTGACCGCCTGAACCAGCTCAAGACGATGGAGGAAGACGGAACGTTCGAGCTGCTTCCTAAAAAAGAAGTCGGTAAATTAAAGCTTGAAATCGAGAAGCTTGAAAAGTTTCTCGGAGGCATTAAGGATATGAAGAGCCTTCCCGGCGCGCTGTTCATTGTAGACCCGCGCAAGGAAAGAATCGCCGTTGCGGAGGCAAGAAAACTGGATATTCCGATTGTGGCGATCGTCGACACGAACTGCGACCCGGATGAAATCGATTACGTTATTCCGGGCAACGACGACGCAATCCGCGCCGTAAAGCTGATTTCCGAAACGATGGCGAACGCCATTATTGAGGGAAGAGAAGGACGGATGGGAGCGGCTGCTGCTGCGGAAAAGGAAGACGAACCGGCAGAAAGCGCTGCGGAATAA
- a CDS encoding sigma-E processing peptidase SpoIIGA: MKQTVYIDVLVGVNLFINYLLLLCVAKFLSLNGKPKRLILAALLGAVYSLTILLPEIPPVLSLLMKLFMSLTIVTAAYGYKGLRELIRETAAFYLTSFAFAGFMLVLWYFFAPQGLMIRNSVVYFNISPLALIVLTVVCYGAIVLFQRITGRQMPKNLNCRITIECGGKTSVCTARVDTGNSLREPFSGDPVAVVYEPVVEGMIPPKDGLNFRLIPFDAISGGGLLESFRPDRMTICMGKKKLTTQKVFIAVTKNRLGEFDALLNPDLLQKTSG, encoded by the coding sequence TTGAAGCAGACTGTATACATAGACGTCCTGGTCGGCGTCAACCTGTTCATTAATTATTTGTTGCTGCTCTGTGTTGCAAAGTTCCTTTCCTTGAATGGAAAACCGAAACGGCTGATATTGGCCGCCTTGCTGGGGGCGGTGTATTCCCTGACGATTCTTCTGCCGGAGATTCCTCCGGTTTTATCACTGCTGATGAAGCTTTTCATGTCCCTGACGATTGTAACGGCGGCCTATGGATACAAGGGACTGCGGGAACTGATCCGTGAAACGGCAGCGTTTTATTTGACCAGTTTTGCTTTTGCGGGATTCATGCTTGTGCTTTGGTATTTTTTCGCCCCTCAGGGTTTGATGATCCGCAATTCAGTGGTGTATTTCAATATTTCTCCCCTGGCCCTGATCGTGCTGACCGTTGTGTGTTACGGTGCCATTGTCCTGTTTCAACGTATTACGGGCCGGCAAATGCCGAAGAATTTAAATTGCCGCATTACCATCGAATGCGGCGGAAAGACGAGTGTCTGTACCGCGCGGGTGGATACGGGCAATTCATTGAGAGAGCCGTTTTCGGGCGATCCGGTCGCGGTGGTTTATGAACCGGTGGTCGAGGGGATGATTCCGCCCAAGGACGGCCTGAATTTCCGGCTGATCCCCTTTGATGCGATTTCAGGGGGCGGACTTCTGGAATCCTTTCGTCCGGACCGCATGACGATCTGCATGGGGAAAAAGAAACTGACTACCCAAAAAGTTTTTATCGCGGTTACCAAGAACAGGCTAGGGGAATTCGATGCCTTGCTGAATCCGGACTTGCTGCAAAAAACGTCCGGCTAA
- a CDS encoding M48 family metallopeptidase gives MSHTLRIERSKRRTLSLSITRDGAVLVRAPLFLESEEIESFVRRHEEWIERQLSLWKERAAREAALMLTPEKTAALKQRAQVYLSGRVRHYSKIMGVSPIGIKITSAKTRWGSCSAKNSLCFSYRLILLDPEAVDYVVVHELAHIRVKNHGPEFYREVERYLPDFRRRIALLRESQQKIGL, from the coding sequence ATGAGTCATACGCTGAGGATCGAAAGATCAAAGAGGAGGACTTTGTCCCTCTCGATTACGAGAGATGGGGCTGTCCTGGTCAGAGCCCCTCTATTTCTTGAAAGTGAGGAAATAGAGTCTTTTGTCCGGAGACATGAGGAATGGATTGAAAGACAGCTTTCTCTCTGGAAAGAGCGCGCCGCACGGGAGGCGGCGCTGATGCTGACGCCGGAAAAGACGGCTGCCCTGAAACAGAGGGCTCAGGTTTATCTGAGCGGCCGCGTGCGGCATTACAGTAAAATAATGGGTGTCAGCCCGATCGGGATCAAAATCACATCGGCCAAGACCCGATGGGGCTCCTGCAGCGCAAAAAACAGCCTGTGCTTTTCTTATCGGCTGATCCTTCTGGACCCGGAAGCCGTCGATTATGTTGTTGTGCACGAACTCGCCCATATACGGGTCAAAAACCATGGGCCGGAGTTTTACCGGGAGGTTGAACGGTATCTTCCGGATTTCCGGCGGAGAATCGCCCTCCTCAGGGAAAGCCAGCAGAAAATCGGTTTATGA
- the sigG gene encoding RNA polymerase sporulation sigma factor SigG → MQYNKVEICGVNTSKLKVLTEKEKMELLRRVKDGDMKARDELISGNLRLVLSVIQRFTNRGENLDDLFQVGCIGLIKAIDHFDISQGVRFSTYGVPMIIGEIRRYLRDNNSIRVSRSLRDTAYKAMQVKEKMMAKNSREPTVEEIAKELELPREEVVVALESVVEPVSLYEPVFSDGGDTIYVMDQVGDNNDDNNWLDEIALKEAIKNLNGREKNILSMRYFQGKTQMEVASEIGISQAQVSRLEKAALDKIKKEI, encoded by the coding sequence GTGCAGTACAATAAAGTTGAAATCTGCGGGGTCAACACTTCCAAGCTGAAAGTTCTTACCGAAAAGGAGAAAATGGAGCTTCTCCGCCGCGTGAAAGACGGGGATATGAAAGCGCGCGACGAGCTGATCAGCGGGAATCTGAGGCTTGTTTTAAGCGTAATCCAGCGTTTCACCAACCGGGGGGAAAATCTGGACGACCTGTTTCAGGTCGGCTGCATCGGCCTGATCAAGGCGATCGACCACTTCGACATCAGTCAGGGCGTCCGTTTTTCCACTTACGGCGTACCGATGATTATTGGGGAAATCCGGCGGTATCTCCGCGATAACAACAGCATCCGCGTCAGTCGCTCTCTGCGGGACACCGCCTATAAGGCGATGCAGGTCAAGGAGAAAATGATGGCGAAGAACAGCAGGGAGCCGACGGTGGAGGAGATCGCGAAGGAGCTTGAGCTGCCCAGAGAAGAGGTTGTCGTGGCCCTGGAGTCCGTCGTGGAACCTGTTTCCCTGTATGAGCCGGTATTTTCCGACGGCGGGGACACCATCTATGTGATGGATCAGGTCGGCGACAACAATGACGACAACAACTGGCTGGATGAGATCGCACTCAAGGAAGCCATCAAAAATCTGAACGGCCGGGAAAAAAATATTCTTTCGATGCGTTATTTTCAGGGGAAAACGCAGATGGAAGTTGCCTCGGAGATCGGGATCAGCCAGGCGCAGGTTTCGCGATTGGAAAAGGCTGCTCTGGATAAGATAAAAAAAGAGATATAA
- a CDS encoding FadR/GntR family transcriptional regulator, producing MCEKPEKSTKAYERVVNYIRHEIWLGNLKCGERLPSERDLAEMLGVSRNSVREAIRTLNLMGFISSVHGVGNFVSCDLEQNLSETLRMMLMMGETNYLQVSQLRRGIESETARLAASRILPRQISKLADLAHRIREEPNAEKGSLLDQEFHTLLCEAAGNKLIYALFMAMITTINNFISTMYGRIVLNEEQAEKLYSAHEELVNALSHHDEKNAIRAIQYHFEIVDAAIERS from the coding sequence ATGTGCGAAAAACCAGAGAAAAGCACAAAAGCCTATGAACGGGTAGTTAACTATATTCGGCATGAAATCTGGCTCGGAAACCTTAAATGTGGGGAACGTCTGCCATCTGAACGGGATCTGGCTGAAATGCTTGGTGTAAGCCGAAACTCCGTTCGCGAGGCGATACGTACCCTGAACCTGATGGGATTCATCTCCAGCGTACACGGGGTCGGAAATTTTGTTTCATGCGACTTGGAACAAAACTTGAGTGAAACGCTGAGAATGATGCTGATGATGGGCGAAACCAATTATTTGCAGGTCAGCCAATTGCGCAGGGGCATAGAGTCGGAAACGGCTCGCCTGGCTGCCAGCCGTATTCTGCCCCGGCAAATATCCAAGCTTGCGGACTTGGCTCATCGGATTCGCGAGGAACCAAATGCGGAAAAAGGCTCTTTGCTTGACCAGGAATTTCATACGCTTCTCTGCGAAGCGGCTGGCAATAAGTTGATCTATGCTCTCTTCATGGCCATGATTACTACAATCAACAATTTTATCAGCACTATGTACGGCCGTATTGTGCTGAACGAGGAACAGGCGGAGAAATTGTATTCAGCGCATGAAGAATTGGTAAATGCTTTAAGCCACCATGATGAAAAAAACGCGATTCGAGCAATTCAGTACCATTTTGAAATTGTCGACGCGGCGATCGAACGTTCATAG
- a CDS encoding YlmC/YmxH family sporulation protein, with protein sequence MTCRMVDMRRKEVINIKDGMRLGTVGDMEFDTANARVIAIVIYGRLRFFGLFGREDDIVIRWQDIQVIGDDTILVSYNNYLKVKNSSHSLATFLGFK encoded by the coding sequence ATGACTTGCAGGATGGTTGATATGCGCCGGAAAGAGGTCATCAATATTAAGGACGGAATGCGCCTTGGCACTGTGGGAGATATGGAGTTCGACACGGCAAATGCCAGGGTAATTGCAATCGTCATCTACGGACGCCTGCGTTTTTTCGGGTTGTTCGGCCGCGAGGATGACATTGTGATTCGCTGGCAGGATATTCAGGTGATCGGGGATGACACGATCCTGGTATCTTACAACAATTATCTCAAAGTGAAAAATTCCTCGCACAGCCTCGCGACTTTTCTGGGGTTCAAGTGA
- the sigE gene encoding RNA polymerase sporulation sigma factor SigE, producing MSMNRRIREWYNRLLLLFHRLRLCGQVHYINGPETLPPPLTKQEEEKVMNNIMNHVPNAREPLITHNLRLVVYIAKKFESSSASVEDLISIGTIGLIKAVNTFCPERNIKLATYASRCIENEILMYLRKTSQLKNEISIDDPLNVDWDGNELLLSDILGSDQNAVNMNIEEEVERDLLRSAVSRLAPREKEIMQLRFGLNNSREHTQKEVADTLGISQSYISRLEKRIIERLRKDLERVS from the coding sequence ATGAGCATGAATCGGCGAATTAGGGAATGGTACAACAGACTGCTGCTGCTGTTTCACCGGCTGCGGCTGTGCGGACAGGTCCATTACATCAACGGACCGGAAACGCTTCCTCCGCCTTTAACCAAGCAGGAGGAAGAAAAAGTCATGAATAATATCATGAATCATGTTCCTAACGCGCGCGAACCGCTGATTACGCATAATCTGAGGCTGGTCGTCTACATTGCGAAGAAATTTGAGTCCTCGAGTGCAAGCGTGGAGGACCTGATTTCCATTGGAACGATCGGCCTGATTAAAGCGGTCAACACCTTTTGCCCGGAACGAAACATCAAGCTGGCCACCTACGCTTCCCGCTGTATTGAGAATGAAATCCTGATGTATCTGCGGAAAACTTCTCAGCTGAAAAACGAAATTTCCATCGACGATCCTCTCAATGTGGATTGGGACGGCAACGAACTGCTCCTTTCCGACATCCTGGGCAGCGATCAGAACGCGGTCAACATGAACATCGAGGAGGAGGTGGAGCGCGATCTTTTGCGCAGCGCGGTTTCCCGTTTGGCCCCGCGCGAAAAGGAAATCATGCAGCTTCGGTTCGGCCTGAACAACAGCAGGGAGCATACACAGAAGGAAGTAGCCGATACGCTCGGTATTTCACAATCCTACATATCCCGTCTGGAAAAGAGAATCATCGAACGGCTCCGAAAGGACTTGGAGCGGGTGAGTTGA
- the tsf gene encoding translation elongation factor Ts, with protein MAFTAKDVAALRAKTGCGMMDCKKALDASGGDMDQAIDFLREKGLAAATKKADRVAAEGIAFVDLNEAGNVGVVIEVNAETDFVAKNAEFQSFVKTCADTVMEQNPADVEALLACKASGSDETVDAILKEKILKIGENIKIRRFQRMEGALGGYIHAEGKIGVLARFDTAAEVAAKPEFKEYAKNVCMQIAAIVPQYLNEESVPADVVEHEKGILKQQIIDSGKPAEIAEKIVVGRLKKFFKEVCLVDQLYVKDDKLTIQDYTDQTAKQLGGTIKIAAFARYEKGEGLEKRQDNFADEVAGMIK; from the coding sequence ATGGCTTTTACTGCGAAAGATGTCGCAGCTCTTCGCGCGAAGACCGGCTGCGGGATGATGGATTGTAAGAAGGCGCTGGATGCTTCCGGCGGCGATATGGATCAGGCAATAGACTTTCTTCGTGAAAAAGGTCTTGCCGCCGCAACCAAAAAGGCTGACCGCGTCGCGGCCGAGGGCATTGCCTTTGTCGACCTGAATGAGGCCGGCAACGTGGGCGTGGTGATTGAAGTGAACGCGGAGACGGACTTTGTCGCCAAAAATGCGGAGTTTCAGAGTTTTGTCAAGACCTGCGCCGACACCGTGATGGAACAGAACCCGGCCGATGTGGAGGCTCTTTTAGCCTGCAAGGCTTCCGGTTCCGATGAAACGGTCGACGCGATCCTGAAGGAAAAAATTCTAAAAATCGGCGAGAATATTAAAATCCGCCGTTTCCAGCGCATGGAAGGAGCTCTCGGCGGCTATATTCATGCGGAAGGAAAAATCGGCGTTCTCGCAAGATTTGATACGGCCGCCGAAGTCGCCGCGAAACCCGAATTTAAGGAATACGCCAAAAACGTGTGCATGCAGATTGCCGCGATTGTGCCGCAGTATCTTAACGAAGAGAGTGTGCCGGCGGATGTGGTCGAGCATGAAAAGGGAATTTTGAAGCAGCAGATTATCGATTCCGGCAAACCGGCTGAGATTGCGGAGAAGATTGTTGTCGGCAGGTTGAAAAAATTCTTTAAGGAAGTTTGCCTGGTCGATCAGCTTTATGTGAAAGATGATAAACTGACTATTCAGGATTACACCGATCAAACGGCGAAACAGCTTGGCGGAACGATTAAGATTGCTGCCTTTGCCCGTTATGAAAAGGGCGAGGGCCTTGAAAAGCGGCAGGACAATTTTGCGGATGAAGTTGCGGGCATGATTAAATAG
- a CDS encoding electron transfer flavoprotein subunit alpha/FixB family protein gives MESKTKDLWVLCETKEDGTAKNVGIELLNPGRRLADKQGGRLVSVVIGYQTDAAVKDANAHGADQIIVVDGEEYQRYTTDAYVNALAHLLEKYAPTSMLIGATPNGRDLGPRLSCRLGTGLTADCTGLDIDEASGNIAWTRPAFGGNLMAVILCPDHRPQLGTVRPGVFKKPDACTGRAEVISEDFHVPAAQIRTTLLKTIQEAAGEIVDLEGADIIVSGGRGVGGPEGFGVIRELADVLGATVGASRAAVDAGWISHSHQVGQTGKTVGPKLYVACGISGAIQHLAGMSSSDVIVAINKDFEAPIFGVADYGFVGNLFEVLPALTAEIKKAKA, from the coding sequence ATGGAAAGTAAGACAAAAGATTTGTGGGTGCTGTGTGAAACAAAGGAAGACGGCACCGCGAAAAATGTTGGCATTGAATTGTTGAATCCCGGCCGCCGCCTGGCTGACAAACAGGGCGGCAGACTGGTATCTGTTGTGATCGGCTATCAGACGGATGCTGCCGTGAAGGATGCGAACGCTCACGGAGCAGATCAGATCATCGTGGTGGACGGCGAGGAATATCAGCGCTACACAACGGACGCCTATGTCAATGCCCTTGCGCACCTGCTTGAAAAATACGCGCCGACGAGCATGCTGATCGGGGCGACCCCGAATGGCCGTGACCTCGGTCCGCGCCTGTCCTGCCGCCTTGGCACCGGCCTGACCGCCGATTGCACGGGACTGGATATTGACGAAGCCAGCGGCAACATTGCCTGGACCCGCCCCGCGTTTGGCGGCAACCTGATGGCCGTTATCCTTTGCCCGGATCACCGCCCGCAGCTCGGCACGGTCCGTCCCGGCGTCTTCAAGAAACCGGATGCCTGCACAGGCAGGGCAGAGGTGATCTCTGAGGATTTCCATGTGCCTGCGGCTCAGATTCGGACCACTTTGCTGAAAACGATACAGGAAGCGGCCGGAGAGATTGTCGATCTTGAGGGCGCGGACATTATCGTTTCCGGCGGCCGCGGTGTCGGCGGTCCGGAAGGGTTTGGCGTTATCCGCGAGCTGGCGGACGTGCTGGGCGCTACGGTCGGTGCGTCCCGTGCCGCAGTGGATGCAGGATGGATCAGCCATTCCCATCAGGTCGGTCAGACCGGCAAAACCGTCGGGCCGAAACTTTACGTTGCGTGTGGTATTTCCGGCGCGATTCAGCATCTGGCCGGCATGAGTTCGTCCGATGTAATCGTCGCGATCAATAAGGATTTCGAGGCCCCGATTTTCGGCGTCGCGGACTATGGTTTTGTGGGCAATCTGTTTGAAGTATTGCCAGCATTGACCGCTGAAATTAAAAAAGCGAAAGCCTGA
- a CDS encoding CCA tRNA nucleotidyltransferase, whose amino-acid sequence MIVKIPPPVDSILQIMTQNGFDACVVGGCVRDSLLQKEPSDWDVATSALPEEVMKTLECFPMIQSGLKHGTLTVLSSGMPIEVTTYRIDGVYTDGRRPDAVTFTRRLQEDLSRRDFTINAMACRRTGELVDEFGGQDDLRLKTVRCVGDPDLRFREDGLRILRALRFASVLDFSIDRKTADSLIENRAMLDGVARERIASEFTKLLCGTGAERVLREYREVAAQFIPEIRASFGFSQNNPHHCYDVWEHTLKSVASIPPDPILRLTMFLHDLGKPLCYSEDQNGTGHFYGHPEKSAELAELILKRLRYSRKTIGTVALLVRQHDLSLPDREKVLRRRLNLLGEENLRRLIEVRAADTRAKSAEDQKRLPLLDKTKEALEHMLQEKQCFTLLDLAVNGSDLMEAGIPQGREVGRLLSLLLDAVIDGTCPNRREELLAYAREKRKEYR is encoded by the coding sequence ATGATTGTTAAAATACCGCCTCCTGTCGATTCCATCCTGCAAATTATGACCCAAAACGGATTCGACGCCTGCGTCGTCGGGGGCTGCGTGAGAGACAGTCTGCTCCAAAAAGAACCTTCGGACTGGGACGTTGCCACCTCGGCCCTGCCTGAGGAAGTTATGAAAACCCTCGAGTGTTTTCCCATGATTCAATCAGGGCTCAAACACGGCACGCTGACAGTACTCAGCAGCGGAATGCCCATTGAAGTGACTACGTACCGGATTGACGGGGTTTACACGGACGGAAGGAGGCCGGACGCAGTCACCTTTACCCGACGGCTGCAGGAGGACCTTTCCCGCCGGGATTTCACCATCAACGCCATGGCTTGCCGCAGGACCGGTGAACTGGTGGATGAATTCGGCGGGCAGGACGACCTGCGGCTGAAAACGGTCCGATGCGTTGGGGACCCGGATCTGAGGTTCCGGGAGGATGGTCTCCGGATTCTGCGCGCCCTGCGTTTCGCCTCGGTCCTTGATTTTTCCATCGACCGAAAGACGGCCGACAGCCTTATCGAAAACCGCGCCATGCTGGACGGTGTCGCACGGGAGCGCATCGCCTCCGAATTCACAAAGCTCCTCTGCGGAACGGGTGCCGAACGGGTTCTGCGGGAATACCGGGAAGTGGCCGCACAGTTTATTCCCGAAATCCGGGCTTCCTTCGGCTTTTCCCAGAATAATCCGCATCACTGTTACGACGTGTGGGAGCATACGCTGAAAAGCGTGGCTTCCATTCCCCCCGATCCCATACTGCGCCTGACCATGTTTCTGCACGACCTTGGAAAACCCCTCTGCTATTCGGAGGATCAAAACGGAACCGGCCACTTTTACGGCCACCCGGAGAAAAGCGCGGAACTGGCAGAACTCATTTTAAAACGCCTGCGATACAGCCGGAAAACGATCGGCACCGTGGCACTCCTTGTCCGGCAGCATGACCTGTCTCTTCCAGACAGGGAGAAGGTGCTCCGCCGCCGGCTGAATCTGTTGGGAGAAGAAAATCTTCGGCGGCTGATTGAGGTGCGCGCGGCGGACACGCGGGCCAAAAGCGCGGAGGACCAAAAAAGGCTGCCATTGCTTGACAAGACGAAAGAAGCGCTCGAACACATGCTGCAGGAGAAACAGTGTTTTACCCTGCTTGATCTTGCCGTGAACGGCAGCGACCTGATGGAAGCCGGGATTCCGCAGGGCCGTGAAGTGGGCCGCCTGCTTTCGCTGCTGCTGGACGCGGTCATCGACGGAACATGCCCAAACCGGCGGGAAGAACTTCTGGCATATGCCAGGGAAAAAAGAAAGGAGTACCGCTGA
- a CDS encoding DNA-deoxyinosine glycosylase has product MERIVHPLKPVCDENSRVLVLGTMPSPKSREAGFYYSHPQNRFWRIIADLYGLPVPKTNDEKKAVLLSSRIALWDVLKSCVIEGADDGSIREPVANDIAALLAHTDIHTVFTTGTKAAALYRRLCLKKTGLPAVELPSTSPANCRFYSYEGLLQAYQILREAALSPVPLNSPAPSPFGAVR; this is encoded by the coding sequence ATGGAACGCATCGTTCATCCGCTGAAACCGGTCTGCGACGAAAACTCCCGTGTCCTGGTGCTGGGCACAATGCCTTCCCCGAAATCCCGGGAAGCCGGCTTCTATTATTCCCACCCGCAGAACCGGTTCTGGCGCATCATCGCCGACCTGTACGGACTGCCGGTCCCAAAAACGAACGACGAAAAAAAGGCGGTTCTGCTTTCCAGCAGAATCGCCCTCTGGGATGTATTGAAGAGCTGCGTGATCGAAGGAGCGGACGACGGCAGCATTCGGGAACCGGTTGCGAACGACATCGCCGCCCTGCTCGCTCATACAGATATCCATACCGTCTTTACAACCGGAACAAAGGCCGCCGCCCTTTACCGTCGGCTTTGCCTGAAAAAGACCGGGCTGCCCGCCGTGGAACTGCCCTCCACCAGCCCCGCCAACTGCCGGTTTTACAGCTACGAGGGGCTGCTTCAGGCTTACCAGATTCTGCGGGAAGCAGCCCTCTCTCCGGTTCCGCTCAACTCACCCGCTCCAAGTCCTTTCGGAGCCGTTCGATGA